A part of Microthrixaceae bacterium genomic DNA contains:
- a CDS encoding type II toxin-antitoxin system PemK/MazF family toxin: MVIRGGVYWIDLDKRRPCVVVSSPDVLGVDVWQTHVVPLTSNVGRADLAGNVLLDAAVTGLSKDSVAIPLGLELVDRSWLGKQVGQLPLPLVAAIDNGIRAVLGL, from the coding sequence GTGGTGATCCGTGGCGGGGTCTATTGGATCGATCTGGACAAGCGGCGGCCCTGTGTCGTCGTCTCGTCGCCCGATGTACTGGGCGTCGATGTGTGGCAGACCCACGTCGTTCCGTTGACCTCCAACGTGGGCCGGGCTGATCTGGCGGGCAACGTCCTGCTAGATGCCGCGGTGACCGGGCTGTCGAAGGACTCGGTCGCGATTCCGCTGGGCCTGGAACTGGTGGATCGGTCCTGGCTCGGCAAGCAGGTGGGGCAGTTGCCGCTTCCTTTGGTCGCCGCAATCGATAACGGGATCCGCGCGGTTCTGGGGCTGTGA
- the argF gene encoding ornithine carbamoyltransferase — MTRHLLDVDDLSVSELMEVLALGTTTHPRPVLAGRGAALVFEKPSNRTRNSTEMAVVALGGHPIYLRREEVDIDGRESAEDVARTLALYHSVIAARVYDHQVLQRMADSVSIPVVNLLSDHSHPLQAIADLLTIKAEFGDVTGRSVAWVGDYSNVARSLAKAAAMVGMGVRFACPAGYQPGVEDLDTFKALGAPEAMSTDDPGQAVRGTHVVVTDAWYSMGQEAEAAQRRPIFEPYRVDEDLMGVASVDAIFMHCLPAHRGEEVTNSVLDGAHSRVWPEAANRSNAARAAIEWLVTQAALPVAGDR; from the coding sequence ATGACCCGCCACCTGCTCGATGTCGACGACCTGAGCGTCTCGGAACTGATGGAGGTCCTGGCCCTCGGGACCACTACCCATCCTCGCCCGGTGTTGGCGGGGCGAGGCGCTGCCCTGGTGTTCGAGAAGCCCTCCAACCGGACCCGCAACTCCACCGAGATGGCAGTGGTCGCCCTCGGTGGACATCCGATCTACCTGCGCCGCGAGGAGGTCGACATCGACGGTCGGGAATCGGCAGAGGATGTAGCCCGCACCCTGGCCCTGTACCACTCGGTCATAGCGGCGCGGGTGTACGACCATCAGGTCCTCCAACGGATGGCCGACTCGGTCTCCATCCCGGTGGTCAACCTGTTGTCCGACCACAGCCATCCGCTCCAGGCCATCGCCGACCTGTTGACCATCAAGGCCGAGTTCGGCGATGTCACCGGCCGTAGCGTGGCGTGGGTCGGCGATTACTCCAACGTGGCTCGCTCGCTGGCCAAGGCCGCGGCCATGGTCGGCATGGGCGTCCGCTTCGCCTGCCCGGCCGGCTACCAGCCCGGCGTTGAGGACCTGGACACCTTCAAGGCCCTCGGTGCCCCCGAGGCGATGAGCACAGATGACCCCGGCCAAGCCGTTCGCGGTACGCACGTGGTGGTGACCGACGCCTGGTACTCGATGGGTCAGGAGGCCGAAGCGGCCCAACGCCGGCCCATCTTCGAGCCCTACCGGGTTGATGAAGACCTGATGGGTGTCGCCTCGGTCGACGCCATCTTCATGCACTGCCTGCCGGCGCATCGGGGCGAGGAGGTCACCAACTCGGTGCTGGACGGTGCCCATAGCCGGGTGTGGCCCGAAGCGGCCAACCGGTCCAACGCCGCCCGGGCCGCCATCGAGTGGCTCGTGACCCAGGCGGCCCTGCCTGTAGCTGGTGATCGATGA
- a CDS encoding NUDIX hydrolase: protein MDFVTMNPDAAERSCPQAHLTGSALVVDATGTRTILMLHRKLRRWFQPGGHADGDTNLAAVALKEATEETGITGLKVLAEVIDVDVHRVAPPGEDEHLHLDVRFLVVAPPGASEVANHESLGLRWVDPDELDDLIPSVDASTRRLVEIGLTRARQLMG, encoded by the coding sequence ATGGACTTCGTGACAATGAACCCCGATGCCGCCGAGCGAAGCTGCCCACAAGCTCACCTCACCGGATCGGCGCTGGTGGTCGACGCCACCGGAACCCGCACCATCTTGATGCTCCACCGCAAGCTCAGACGCTGGTTCCAGCCCGGTGGCCACGCCGATGGTGACACCAACCTGGCTGCGGTCGCCCTCAAGGAGGCCACCGAGGAGACCGGGATCACAGGCTTGAAGGTGCTGGCGGAGGTCATCGACGTCGACGTCCATCGGGTCGCTCCGCCCGGTGAGGACGAGCACCTGCACCTCGATGTCCGCTTCTTGGTGGTTGCGCCGCCGGGAGCGTCAGAGGTGGCCAATCACGAGTCGCTCGGCCTCAGGTGGGTGGACCCGGACGAACTCGATGACCTCATCCCCTCGGTGGACGCGAGTACCCGGCGCCTGGTCGAGATCGGGTTGACCCGGGCTCGTCAGCTGATGGGTTGA
- the argB gene encoding acetylglutamate kinase: MVSNASADDNSLTLDPAQRASVLVEALPYIQAFAGRTVVVKFGGNAMVDPALAHSFAADIVLLRAVGVRPVVVHGGGPQIGAMLERLGKESEFRNGLRVTDAETLDVARMVLSGQVGRELVTAINHHTAVAVGLSGEDAGLILATQRDESLGFVGDVVDVNRTILDTLIGGGFVPVVSTIGADSHGQALNINADSAAIAVAAALGAEKIVYLTDVPGVLTDVDDPGSLLSLLSATRARLLIADGVISGGMIPKVEACLDAIEAGVGAAHILDGRIPHVLLLELLTDAGVGTKITRTEGSGT, from the coding sequence GTGGTCTCCAACGCAAGTGCTGACGACAACTCACTGACTCTCGACCCGGCCCAGCGGGCTTCCGTCCTGGTCGAGGCTCTGCCCTACATCCAGGCCTTCGCCGGGCGTACCGTCGTGGTGAAGTTCGGCGGCAACGCCATGGTCGACCCGGCCCTGGCCCATTCCTTTGCCGCCGACATCGTCCTGCTGCGGGCTGTGGGCGTCAGGCCGGTGGTCGTCCACGGTGGCGGCCCCCAGATCGGGGCAATGCTGGAACGGCTGGGTAAGGAGTCCGAGTTCCGCAACGGCCTGCGAGTGACCGACGCCGAGACCCTCGACGTCGCCCGAATGGTCCTGTCTGGTCAGGTGGGTCGGGAGTTGGTCACCGCGATCAACCACCACACTGCGGTGGCGGTGGGCCTGTCGGGAGAAGACGCCGGGCTCATCCTGGCCACCCAACGAGACGAGTCTCTCGGGTTCGTGGGAGACGTCGTGGACGTCAATCGCACCATCCTCGACACGCTGATAGGTGGTGGGTTCGTCCCCGTCGTGTCCACCATCGGTGCCGACAGCCACGGCCAGGCCCTCAACATCAACGCCGACAGCGCTGCCATCGCGGTGGCCGCGGCGTTGGGGGCCGAGAAGATCGTCTACCTCACCGATGTTCCTGGGGTGCTCACCGACGTCGACGATCCGGGATCGTTGCTGTCGTTGCTGTCGGCCACCAGAGCCCGGCTCCTCATCGCCGACGGGGTCATCTCAGGCGGCATGATCCCCAAGGTGGAGGCCTGCCTGGACGCAATAGAGGCTGGGGTCGGCGCCGCTCACATACTCGACGGTCGGATCCCCCACGTGCTCCTGCTGGAACTGCTCACCGACGCCGGCGTCGGAACCAAGATCACCCGGACCGAAGGAAGCGGAACATGA
- a CDS encoding cellulase family glycosylhydrolase, with translation MSSAVFKVGSRRGTPTAARLTPHRQALSVPARSSSPFSDKDRTYPLWSLGVGDTSLLQVADPELGEVRLNTAMVLARTVIQVSRRAHTGHPRGAFPLAAKGHLSVGKLLAVSTVLAVAIVSASVPRSGADEASEAIVAHGLATPGRPLELLPLQTLDRRIVDTAGRDVLLRGANINSLGEYWQGAPTVPANTPVTSADWDEMAARGFSVVRLLITWSRVEPTRGTIDQNYLDEVDRHVQEAASRGIYTVIDMHQDAYSAFIYTTDPASCPAGTSPAKGWDGAPAWATLTEGLSTCLRNGDRNSSPAVEAAWNNFYDDVDGIRTNFTQAWAAVAARFAGRPEVAGYDILNEPEVSRPAAQLQPLYDDLLADTIRAIRSAEATAPFDHIVFVEPAIPAGDQSRGLVIPSPAALDGDVSNISASVHNYMEAIGDQLTLEAMNDLIESLTASLGVPNWGGEYGFWDTAPTTLAKAHRYAADEDAHLWGGAWWQWRQSCGDPHSVQWSNGEVVVPDGDSVHLNITSCPDNTDLEPNDAFLDVVGRGYPRAAPGRLTSVTSDIASGHLVVRGTTTDAGDTLVVWTPTTANPGDGIKTEGLIEVTQYPVPGGRIITAVVRDPGDYLLELGPGIGSEPTPSVPAPSTPSTPSTPSTPPSPTHPTIPANTTPTTRPGSHQTAPSGQPPHPAPTARPAQPRSGSPDYTG, from the coding sequence ATGAGTAGCGCTGTGTTCAAGGTAGGTAGTCGACGTGGCACGCCTACCGCTGCTCGACTGACGCCTCATCGCCAAGCCTTGTCGGTACCCGCTCGCTCCAGTTCCCCGTTCAGCGACAAGGACCGGACCTATCCGCTCTGGTCCTTGGGAGTTGGCGATACCTCGTTGTTGCAGGTGGCCGATCCAGAGCTCGGAGAAGTGCGATTGAATACCGCCATGGTCCTTGCCCGAACGGTCATTCAAGTATCCCGCCGAGCCCACACCGGGCACCCCCGAGGGGCCTTTCCGTTAGCAGCGAAGGGTCACCTCTCGGTTGGCAAGCTTCTCGCCGTCTCGACCGTGTTGGCCGTGGCCATCGTCTCGGCGTCGGTCCCTCGGAGCGGTGCCGACGAGGCCTCGGAGGCCATCGTCGCCCACGGGCTCGCAACTCCTGGCCGACCTCTCGAGCTTCTTCCACTGCAGACCCTGGACCGTCGCATCGTCGACACTGCCGGACGAGACGTCCTCCTGCGAGGCGCCAACATCAACTCCCTTGGCGAGTACTGGCAGGGTGCGCCGACGGTGCCGGCCAACACCCCCGTGACCTCTGCGGACTGGGACGAGATGGCTGCCCGGGGCTTCTCGGTGGTGCGCCTCCTCATCACCTGGTCGCGCGTCGAGCCGACCAGAGGCACGATCGATCAGAACTACCTCGACGAGGTCGACCGCCACGTGCAGGAGGCGGCCAGCCGTGGCATCTACACCGTGATCGACATGCACCAAGACGCCTACTCCGCCTTCATCTACACCACAGACCCGGCCTCGTGTCCGGCCGGGACCAGCCCGGCCAAGGGCTGGGACGGTGCCCCGGCGTGGGCCACCCTCACCGAAGGTCTGTCGACCTGCCTGCGCAACGGTGACCGCAACAGCTCCCCCGCCGTGGAGGCCGCATGGAACAACTTCTATGACGATGTCGACGGGATCCGCACCAACTTCACCCAGGCATGGGCCGCGGTGGCGGCCCGCTTCGCCGGGCGCCCCGAAGTGGCGGGATACGACATCCTCAACGAACCCGAAGTGTCCCGACCCGCCGCGCAGCTTCAGCCTCTCTATGACGACCTCCTGGCCGACACCATCCGGGCCATCCGCTCCGCCGAGGCCACAGCTCCCTTCGATCACATCGTGTTCGTGGAGCCGGCGATACCCGCCGGTGACCAGTCCCGGGGTCTGGTGATACCGAGCCCCGCAGCCCTCGACGGTGACGTCTCGAACATTTCGGCCTCGGTCCACAACTACATGGAAGCGATCGGTGACCAGCTGACCCTCGAAGCGATGAACGACCTGATCGAGTCGCTCACCGCCAGCCTGGGTGTCCCCAACTGGGGAGGCGAGTACGGATTCTGGGACACGGCACCGACGACGCTGGCCAAGGCCCACCGCTACGCCGCCGACGAAGACGCCCACCTGTGGGGTGGGGCCTGGTGGCAGTGGCGCCAGTCCTGTGGCGACCCGCACTCGGTCCAGTGGTCCAACGGTGAGGTGGTGGTGCCCGACGGAGACTCGGTGCACCTCAACATCACGTCATGCCCCGACAACACCGACCTCGAACCAAACGACGCCTTCCTGGATGTGGTCGGCCGGGGCTACCCCCGAGCCGCTCCAGGTCGTCTGACCAGCGTCACCAGCGACATCGCTAGCGGACATCTCGTGGTTCGGGGCACGACCACCGACGCCGGAGACACCCTGGTGGTGTGGACCCCGACCACCGCCAACCCCGGCGACGGCATCAAGACCGAAGGTCTGATCGAGGTCACCCAATACCCGGTGCCGGGTGGTCGGATCATCACCGCGGTGGTCAGAGACCCTGGCGACTACCTGCTCGAACTCGGCCCCGGCATCGGCTCCGAGCCGACCCCCTCGGTTCCCGCCCCATCGACTCCATCCACCCCGTCGACTCCATCAACTCCCCCGTCCCCCACTCATCCGACCATCCCCGCCAACACCACCCCGACAACCCGCCCTGGCTCACACCAAACAGCACCGAGCGGCCAACCCCCTCACCCGGCACCAACGGCGCGACCGGCCCAACCTCGATCTGGGTCCCCCGACTACACCGGATGA
- a CDS encoding argininosuccinate synthase: MNVAKRVVLAYSGGLDTSVAVRWMIDELGVEVVALAVDVGQASDDWDVVRERARAAGAVEAIVVDAREEFADNFVAPALKANAMYEGRYPLVSALSRPVIVKHLVEAARAHGADAVAHGCTGKGNDQVRFEVSTRALTPDLDVIAPVRGWGMTREDSILYAYRHEIPIQATKEKVYSIDDNLWGRAIECGEMEDPWAVPPRGVWLLTQQTATEPTDVVIGFERGVPVSVDGERLGMAAIIAKLNALVGSYGWGRIDMVENRRVGIKSRETYECPAALALIMAHRDLESICLERDLEREKARFEPRYAELIYDGLWFSPLKKSLDAFIDASQEFVTGEVRLRLEPNSCQVTGRRSDHSLYDYELATYDAEDQFRHEDSAGFVRLWGLSVQTWAARQGTKSADGLSS; this comes from the coding sequence ATGAACGTGGCAAAGCGCGTGGTACTCGCCTACAGCGGTGGACTCGACACCTCCGTCGCCGTCCGCTGGATGATCGACGAGCTCGGCGTCGAGGTGGTCGCCCTGGCCGTCGACGTCGGCCAGGCCAGCGATGACTGGGACGTGGTTCGCGAGCGAGCCCGGGCCGCCGGTGCGGTAGAGGCCATCGTGGTCGATGCCCGAGAAGAGTTCGCCGACAACTTCGTGGCCCCCGCCCTCAAGGCCAACGCCATGTACGAGGGGCGCTACCCACTGGTCTCGGCACTGTCGCGCCCGGTCATCGTCAAACACCTGGTCGAGGCGGCACGAGCTCACGGTGCCGATGCCGTAGCCCACGGCTGCACCGGAAAGGGCAACGACCAAGTGCGCTTCGAGGTCTCGACCCGGGCCCTGACCCCCGATCTGGACGTGATCGCTCCCGTGCGGGGCTGGGGAATGACCCGTGAGGACTCGATCCTCTACGCCTACCGCCACGAGATCCCGATCCAGGCCACCAAGGAGAAGGTGTATTCGATCGACGACAACCTGTGGGGTCGAGCCATCGAATGCGGTGAGATGGAGGACCCGTGGGCGGTACCGCCCCGGGGGGTGTGGTTGCTGACCCAGCAGACCGCCACCGAGCCCACCGACGTGGTCATCGGATTCGAGCGGGGAGTGCCGGTGTCGGTCGACGGCGAACGCCTGGGCATGGCGGCAATCATCGCCAAGCTCAACGCTCTGGTCGGCTCCTACGGTTGGGGACGCATCGACATGGTCGAGAACCGCCGCGTCGGCATCAAGAGCCGCGAGACCTATGAATGCCCGGCCGCCCTGGCCCTGATCATGGCCCACCGGGATCTGGAGTCCATCTGTCTGGAGCGAGACCTGGAACGGGAGAAGGCCCGCTTCGAACCTCGTTACGCCGAGCTGATCTACGACGGCCTCTGGTTCAGCCCCCTCAAGAAGTCCCTCGACGCCTTCATCGACGCCAGCCAGGAGTTCGTCACCGGCGAGGTGCGGCTGCGCCTCGAGCCCAACTCCTGCCAGGTCACAGGTCGACGCTCGGACCACTCCCTCTACGACTACGAGCTGGCCACCTACGACGCCGAGGACCAGTTCCGCCACGAGGACTCGGCCGGCTTCGTGCGGCTGTGGGGACTCAGCGTGCAGACCTGGGCTGCCCGCCAGGGAACCAAGTCTGCCGACGGACTCTCGTCGTGA
- a CDS encoding acetylornithine/succinylornithine family transaminase — MATYPPPAVTFVRGEGSRLWDTDGRCYLDFLSGLAVTGLGHAHPVVADAVATQARTLVHVSNLFGTTIGPEVAATLDRLMGGGGRVFFSNSGAEANECALKLARKWAGHGRHVVVSAFGSFHGRTLATLHATGQPNKHEAFQPLPEGFRHVAWDDVDALENALDPSVAAVLLEPVQGEGGVNPARADYFAAVRQLCTERQILFMVDEVQTGLGRTGSWFAHQQLGVEPDVVTMAKALGNGMPIGACWARAEVAEAFVPGDHATTYGGQPLAASAARATLSVMEAEDVPGRARRAGALLSQQLLDLAGVESVRGPGLLIGVELAPGIDARVVAADLLGRGLVVNAVTPTALRLAPSLLVSDDEITEAVSLIGAALNAAAQTIEAQP; from the coding sequence ATGGCCACCTATCCGCCTCCTGCGGTCACCTTCGTACGGGGCGAGGGGAGTCGGCTGTGGGACACCGACGGTCGTTGCTACCTCGACTTCTTGTCGGGTCTGGCGGTTACCGGGCTGGGTCACGCTCACCCGGTGGTCGCCGATGCGGTGGCCACCCAGGCTCGCACCCTGGTCCACGTCTCCAACCTGTTCGGCACCACCATCGGTCCCGAGGTGGCCGCCACCCTCGACCGGCTGATGGGTGGCGGGGGTCGGGTGTTCTTCTCCAACTCGGGGGCCGAGGCCAACGAGTGCGCGCTAAAGCTGGCCCGCAAGTGGGCCGGCCATGGTCGCCATGTGGTGGTCAGCGCCTTCGGGTCCTTCCACGGACGGACCCTCGCCACCCTCCATGCCACCGGCCAACCCAACAAGCACGAGGCCTTCCAGCCTCTGCCCGAAGGTTTCCGCCACGTCGCCTGGGATGACGTCGACGCCCTGGAGAACGCGTTGGACCCCAGCGTCGCCGCCGTACTCCTGGAGCCGGTTCAAGGTGAGGGAGGGGTGAACCCAGCCCGGGCCGACTACTTCGCCGCGGTTCGCCAACTCTGCACCGAACGCCAGATCCTGTTCATGGTCGACGAGGTCCAGACCGGGCTGGGGCGGACGGGGTCGTGGTTCGCCCACCAACAACTGGGGGTGGAACCAGACGTGGTGACCATGGCCAAGGCGTTGGGCAACGGAATGCCCATCGGGGCGTGCTGGGCCCGGGCCGAGGTGGCCGAGGCCTTCGTCCCCGGGGACCACGCCACCACCTACGGGGGTCAGCCACTGGCGGCCTCGGCCGCTCGGGCCACCCTGTCGGTCATGGAAGCCGAAGACGTGCCCGGCCGAGCCCGGCGGGCTGGAGCGCTCCTCAGCCAACAACTCCTGGATCTGGCGGGTGTGGAGTCGGTGAGGGGGCCAGGGCTCCTGATCGGTGTCGAGCTGGCGCCGGGCATCGACGCCCGTGTCGTAGCCGCCGACCTTCTCGGACGGGGGCTGGTGGTCAACGCCGTCACCCCAACCGCTCTTCGCCTCGCCCCCTCGCTGCTGGTCAGCGACGACGAGATCACCGAAGCAGTTTCGCTCATCGGCGCAGCGCTGAACGCGGCCGCCCAAACCATCGAGGCTCAGCCATGA
- the argH gene encoding argininosuccinate lyase — MSENQGSGSASGPDVGAGSDAGSGSGGELGERTLWHGRFASGPAAELMAYTVSLPYDQRLASDDIAGSRAHVRGLVRGELLDGDEASAVLAALDDVERELADGTFVFVPSDEDIHTAVERRVTEIAGPAGGKLHTGRSRNDQVATDLRLYAKRALAEVAERVMVLQQVLLGRAEEAGHAYLPGYTHLQRAQPVLLAHHLLAHGWALARDVDRLLATRARADVSPLGAGALAGSSLPLDPAGTAADLGFAGVFDNSLDAVSDRDFVAEALFDLALLGVHLSRIGEEVVMWATDEFGFLKLDDAYSTGSSMLPQKKNPDIAELARGKAGRLIGNLTGLLVTLKGLPLAYNRDLQEDKEPLFDSVDQILLALGALAGLLATSTFERQAMANAADSPYAAATDLAEHLVRGGTPFRQAHAIVGEIVRAALEGQVAMTELVAAHPSLGEEALVYLATGVSVQNRTTRGGAGPAAVDAQLERFRHRLDTDRARIESL, encoded by the coding sequence GTGAGCGAGAACCAGGGCTCCGGCTCCGCCTCTGGCCCGGACGTCGGCGCGGGCTCGGATGCTGGCTCGGGTTCGGGTGGGGAGCTGGGGGAGCGGACGCTGTGGCACGGCCGATTCGCGTCCGGGCCTGCCGCCGAGCTGATGGCCTACACCGTCTCCTTGCCCTACGACCAACGGTTGGCCTCAGATGACATCGCCGGATCGCGCGCCCACGTGAGAGGTCTGGTCCGAGGAGAGCTCCTCGACGGGGACGAAGCGTCCGCAGTGCTGGCCGCCCTGGACGACGTGGAACGCGAGCTGGCCGACGGGACGTTCGTGTTCGTTCCCAGCGATGAGGACATCCACACTGCGGTCGAGCGTCGGGTCACCGAGATTGCCGGTCCCGCCGGAGGCAAGCTCCACACTGGCCGTAGCCGCAACGACCAGGTCGCCACCGACCTGCGGCTCTACGCCAAACGGGCCCTGGCCGAGGTGGCCGAGCGGGTGATGGTCCTCCAACAGGTGCTCCTCGGACGGGCCGAGGAGGCGGGTCATGCCTACCTCCCCGGTTACACCCACCTCCAGCGAGCGCAGCCGGTATTGCTCGCCCACCACCTCCTGGCCCACGGGTGGGCCTTGGCCCGAGACGTCGACCGCCTGCTCGCCACCCGAGCCCGTGCCGACGTCTCACCCCTCGGGGCCGGCGCGCTGGCCGGGAGTTCTTTGCCGTTGGATCCGGCCGGGACCGCGGCCGACCTGGGTTTCGCTGGCGTGTTCGACAACTCGCTGGATGCCGTCAGCGATCGAGACTTCGTGGCCGAAGCCCTGTTCGATCTCGCTCTGCTCGGCGTCCACCTCTCCCGCATCGGGGAAGAGGTGGTGATGTGGGCCACCGATGAGTTCGGCTTCTTGAAGCTCGACGACGCCTACAGCACCGGCAGCTCGATGCTGCCCCAGAAGAAGAACCCCGACATCGCGGAGTTGGCCCGAGGTAAGGCCGGGCGTCTCATCGGAAACCTCACCGGCCTGTTGGTAACGCTCAAGGGGCTGCCACTGGCCTACAACCGAGACCTTCAAGAGGACAAGGAGCCTCTGTTCGATTCCGTCGATCAGATCCTGTTGGCCCTGGGGGCCCTGGCCGGCTTGCTGGCCACGTCCACCTTTGAGCGCCAAGCGATGGCCAACGCCGCCGACTCTCCCTACGCCGCGGCCACCGACCTGGCCGAGCACCTGGTGCGGGGCGGCACCCCGTTCCGACAAGCCCACGCCATCGTCGGAGAGATCGTCCGCGCCGCGCTGGAAGGTCAGGTCGCCATGACCGAACTGGTGGCCGCCCATCCCTCGCTGGGCGAAGAGGCGCTCGTGTATCTGGCGACCGGGGTGTCGGTACAGAACCGGACCACCAGAGGTGGGGCAGGCCCCGCAGCCGTCGACGCCCAGCTCGAGCGCTTTCGACACCGTCTGGATACCGACCGGGCCCGGATCGAATCGTTGTGA
- the manA gene encoding mannose-6-phosphate isomerase, class I — translation MLLLDNTIQNYAWGTRNGMAPLVGTTPSGQPEAELWVGTHPIAPSRVVGDPLGRSLADVIAEDPHRWLGPELADRGHRALPFLLKVLAVGEPLSIQAHPSEAQARRGFAREEEAGIPIDAANRTYRDPNAKPEALVALTDTWALCGFRNPDHAADLVDALGVADLAPLVNILRGRANDALAEAMAWLLGLEGDRRAAVAAATVQAAASLTAAGRNLDGGDAQDWFDPRSWVVELGRFHPGDPGCVAPLLCEVVHLEPDDAVHLPAGNLHAYLRGAGVELMSASDNVLRGGLTVKHIDVAELLEVVRFEPGVPDRPRRSNPRAGLTTWDCGEPTFSLAAVDPSPGGTTIATEGPALLLSTAGPVTVAGAERRLELSAGRAVFVPPDHGDLVVSGPGRLWWATVGTAAPR, via the coding sequence ATGCTCCTGCTCGACAACACGATCCAGAACTACGCGTGGGGTACCAGGAACGGAATGGCCCCTCTGGTGGGGACCACACCCTCCGGCCAACCCGAGGCCGAGCTGTGGGTTGGTACCCATCCCATCGCCCCCTCCAGGGTGGTCGGAGACCCTTTGGGTCGGTCCCTCGCCGATGTGATCGCCGAGGACCCTCACCGATGGCTCGGGCCCGAGCTGGCCGACCGGGGCCACCGAGCCCTCCCGTTCCTGCTGAAGGTCCTGGCCGTAGGGGAGCCGTTGTCGATCCAAGCTCACCCCTCCGAGGCCCAGGCCCGCCGCGGTTTCGCCCGTGAGGAGGAGGCGGGAATCCCCATCGACGCCGCGAACCGCACCTATCGCGATCCGAACGCCAAGCCCGAAGCCCTGGTAGCGCTCACCGACACCTGGGCCCTTTGTGGTTTCCGGAATCCCGACCACGCCGCGGACCTGGTCGACGCGCTGGGTGTCGCGGATCTGGCCCCCCTGGTGAACATCCTCCGTGGTCGGGCCAACGACGCCCTGGCCGAAGCCATGGCGTGGCTGTTGGGTCTCGAGGGCGATCGCCGGGCCGCAGTGGCTGCCGCCACCGTGCAAGCCGCCGCCTCCCTCACCGCTGCTGGACGTAACCTGGACGGAGGTGATGCACAGGACTGGTTCGACCCCCGGTCATGGGTGGTGGAACTGGGTCGTTTCCACCCCGGCGACCCCGGTTGCGTGGCGCCCCTGTTGTGCGAGGTGGTCCACCTCGAGCCCGATGACGCCGTCCACCTTCCTGCCGGCAACCTCCACGCCTATCTCCGCGGTGCCGGCGTCGAGTTGATGTCGGCGTCGGACAACGTGTTGCGAGGCGGGCTCACGGTCAAGCACATCGACGTGGCCGAACTTTTGGAAGTCGTGCGCTTCGAGCCCGGGGTCCCGGACCGGCCGAGACGTTCCAACCCCAGGGCGGGGCTCACCACGTGGGACTGCGGCGAACCCACCTTCTCCCTGGCCGCGGTGGACCCATCGCCGGGCGGAACCACCATTGCTACCGAGGGTCCGGCCCTGCTACTGTCCACCGCCGGGCCCGTGACCGTCGCCGGCGCGGAGCGACGCCTCGAACTGTCGGCCGGGAGAGCGGTCTTCGTGCCTCCGGACCACGGTGATCTCGTGGTCAGTGGCCCTGGTCGGCTGTGGTGGGCCACGGTCGGGACAGCGGCTCCCCGCTGA
- the argR gene encoding arginine repressor: MTPRAPLGTVREAPLPSAGSARLSKTQRQHVVARILGRHHVTSQDQLVALLADEGVHATQATVSRDLEDLGAIKVRAGSGDAVYAIPELPRDQRAPDDYLRRTLGEWVVEVAHSANLVVLRTPPGTANVVGAALDRAAWSEVVGTVAGDDTVLVVASEQVGGSELADRIRQVAGL; the protein is encoded by the coding sequence ATGACCCCGAGGGCACCGCTCGGGACGGTCCGTGAGGCCCCTCTCCCCTCGGCGGGCTCGGCGCGCCTCTCCAAGACCCAGCGCCAACACGTCGTGGCCCGGATCCTCGGACGACATCACGTCACCAGCCAGGACCAGCTCGTAGCCCTGCTGGCCGACGAGGGCGTACACGCCACTCAGGCCACGGTCAGCCGTGACCTCGAGGACCTCGGTGCCATCAAGGTCAGGGCCGGCTCGGGTGACGCCGTGTACGCCATACCTGAGCTTCCACGCGACCAGCGGGCTCCCGACGACTACCTACGCCGGACGTTGGGGGAGTGGGTGGTGGAGGTGGCCCATTCCGCCAACCTGGTGGTGTTGCGGACACCGCCAGGAACCGCCAACGTGGTCGGAGCGGCCCTCGATCGCGCCGCATGGTCCGAGGTGGTCGGGACGGTGGCCGGTGACGACACCGTCTTGGTGGTGGCGTCCGAACAGGTCGGTGGAAGCGAGCTGGCCGACCGCATCCGCCAGGTCGCGGGCCTGTGA